From Dermochelys coriacea isolate rDerCor1 chromosome 8, rDerCor1.pri.v4, whole genome shotgun sequence, the proteins below share one genomic window:
- the LHX9 gene encoding LIM/homeobox protein Lhx9 isoform X1, producing MEIVGCRAEENTCPFRPPAMLFHGISGGHIQGIMEEMERRSKTESRLAKGGQMNGRETNMPPMSPEKPALCAGCGGKISDRYYLLAVDKQWHLRCLKCCECKLALESELTCFAKDGSIYCKEDYYRRFSVQRCARCHLGISASEMVMRARESVYHLSCFTCTTCNKTLTTGDHFGMKDNLVYCRAHFETLLQGEYPPQLSYTELAAKSGGLALPYFNGTGTVQKGRPRKRKSPALGVDIVSYNSGCNENETDHLDRDQQPYPPSQKTKRMRTSFKHHQLRTMKSYFAINHNPDAKDLKQLAQKTGLTKRVLQVWFQNARAKFRRNLLRQENGGVDKADGTSLPAPPSADSGALTPPGTATTLTDLTNPTITVVTSVTSNLDSHESGSPSQTTLTNLF from the exons ATGGAAATAGTGGGGTGCAGAGCAGAAGAAAATACTTGTCCTTTCCGTCCCCCAGCCATGCTTTTCCACGGAATCTCCGGAGGCCACATCCAAGGAATCATGGAGGAGATGGAGAGGAGATCCAAGACCGAGTCCCGCCTGGCCAAAGGCGGACAAATGAACGGCCGGGAAACG AACATGCCCCCAATGAGCCCCGAGAAGCCTGCTTTGTGTGCTGGTTGTGGAGGGAAGATCTCAGACAGATATTACCTGCTGGCTGTTGACAAACAATGGCACCTCAGGTGTCTTAAATGCTGTGAATGTAAACTGGCTTTGGAGTCAGAACTCACCTGCTTTGCCAAGGACGGCAGTATTTACTGCAAGGAGGATTATTACAG AAGGTTCTCCGTGCAGAGATGTGCCCGCTGCCACCTTGGGATCTCAGCCTCTGAAATGGTCATGAGAGCCAGGGAGTCGGTTTATCACTTGAGCTGCTTCACCTGCACCACCTGCAACAAGACTCTGACCACAGGGGATCACTTTGGCATGAAGGACAACCTGGTTTACTGCAGGGCCCATTTCGAGACCCTTTTGCAAGGCGAATACCCGCCTCAGTTGAGCTATACTGAGCTGGCTGCCAAGAGCGGAGGGCTGGCACTGCCTTACTTCAATGGCACTGGCACAGTCCAGAAAGGGAGGCCCAGGAAGAGAAAAAGCCCAGCTCTAGGAGTGGACATCGTCAGTTACAACTCAG GTTGTAATGAAAATGAGACGGATCACCTGGACAGGGACCAGCAGCCTTACCCCCCGTCCCAGAAGACTAAGCGCATGCGCACTTCCTTCAAACACCACCAGCTCCGCACCATGAAGTCCTACTTTGCTATCAACCACAACCCAGATGCCAAGGACCTCAAGCAGCTTGCCCAGAAAACGGGCCTGACCAAGAGAGTTCTGCAG GTTTGGTTCCAAAACGCAAGAGCCAAATTCAGAAGGAACCTTTTGCGGCAGGAGAATGGGGGTGTCGATAAAGCTGATGGCACGTCACTTCCGGCACCGCCCTCAGCAGACAGCGGCGCTCTCACTCCACCCGGCACTGCGACCACTTTAACAGACCTGACCAATCCCACTATCACTGTAGTGACATCAGTGACCTCTAACTTGGACAGCCACGAATCCGGGAGCCCCTCACAAACTACCTTAACGAACCTTTTctaa
- the LHX9 gene encoding LIM/homeobox protein Lhx9 isoform X2, translating to MEIVGCRAEENTCPFRPPAMLFHGISGGHIQGIMEEMERRSKTESRLAKGGQMNGRETNMPPMSPEKPALCAGCGGKISDRYYLLAVDKQWHLRCLKCCECKLALESELTCFAKDGSIYCKEDYYRFSVQRCARCHLGISASEMVMRARESVYHLSCFTCTTCNKTLTTGDHFGMKDNLVYCRAHFETLLQGEYPPQLSYTELAAKSGGLALPYFNGTGTVQKGRPRKRKSPALGVDIVSYNSGCNENETDHLDRDQQPYPPSQKTKRMRTSFKHHQLRTMKSYFAINHNPDAKDLKQLAQKTGLTKRVLQVWFQNARAKFRRNLLRQENGGVDKADGTSLPAPPSADSGALTPPGTATTLTDLTNPTITVVTSVTSNLDSHESGSPSQTTLTNLF from the exons ATGGAAATAGTGGGGTGCAGAGCAGAAGAAAATACTTGTCCTTTCCGTCCCCCAGCCATGCTTTTCCACGGAATCTCCGGAGGCCACATCCAAGGAATCATGGAGGAGATGGAGAGGAGATCCAAGACCGAGTCCCGCCTGGCCAAAGGCGGACAAATGAACGGCCGGGAAACG AACATGCCCCCAATGAGCCCCGAGAAGCCTGCTTTGTGTGCTGGTTGTGGAGGGAAGATCTCAGACAGATATTACCTGCTGGCTGTTGACAAACAATGGCACCTCAGGTGTCTTAAATGCTGTGAATGTAAACTGGCTTTGGAGTCAGAACTCACCTGCTTTGCCAAGGACGGCAGTATTTACTGCAAGGAGGATTATTACAG GTTCTCCGTGCAGAGATGTGCCCGCTGCCACCTTGGGATCTCAGCCTCTGAAATGGTCATGAGAGCCAGGGAGTCGGTTTATCACTTGAGCTGCTTCACCTGCACCACCTGCAACAAGACTCTGACCACAGGGGATCACTTTGGCATGAAGGACAACCTGGTTTACTGCAGGGCCCATTTCGAGACCCTTTTGCAAGGCGAATACCCGCCTCAGTTGAGCTATACTGAGCTGGCTGCCAAGAGCGGAGGGCTGGCACTGCCTTACTTCAATGGCACTGGCACAGTCCAGAAAGGGAGGCCCAGGAAGAGAAAAAGCCCAGCTCTAGGAGTGGACATCGTCAGTTACAACTCAG GTTGTAATGAAAATGAGACGGATCACCTGGACAGGGACCAGCAGCCTTACCCCCCGTCCCAGAAGACTAAGCGCATGCGCACTTCCTTCAAACACCACCAGCTCCGCACCATGAAGTCCTACTTTGCTATCAACCACAACCCAGATGCCAAGGACCTCAAGCAGCTTGCCCAGAAAACGGGCCTGACCAAGAGAGTTCTGCAG GTTTGGTTCCAAAACGCAAGAGCCAAATTCAGAAGGAACCTTTTGCGGCAGGAGAATGGGGGTGTCGATAAAGCTGATGGCACGTCACTTCCGGCACCGCCCTCAGCAGACAGCGGCGCTCTCACTCCACCCGGCACTGCGACCACTTTAACAGACCTGACCAATCCCACTATCACTGTAGTGACATCAGTGACCTCTAACTTGGACAGCCACGAATCCGGGAGCCCCTCACAAACTACCTTAACGAACCTTTTctaa
- the LHX9 gene encoding LIM/homeobox protein Lhx9 isoform X4, translated as MEIVGCRAEENTCPFRPPAMLFHGISGGHIQGIMEEMERRSKTESRLAKGGQMNGRETNMPPMSPEKPALCAGCGGKISDRYYLLAVDKQWHLRCLKCCECKLALESELTCFAKDGSIYCKEDYYRRFSVQRCARCHLGISASEMVMRARESVYHLSCFTCTTCNKTLTTGDHFGMKDNLVYCRAHFETLLQGEYPPQLSYTELAAKSGGLALPYFNGTGTVQKGRPRKRKSPALGVDIVSYNSGCNENETDHLDRDQQPYPPSQKTKRMRTSFKHHQLRTMKSYFAINHNPDAKDLKQLAQKTGLTKRVLQGEQILGHYSQTSRRLKIP; from the exons ATGGAAATAGTGGGGTGCAGAGCAGAAGAAAATACTTGTCCTTTCCGTCCCCCAGCCATGCTTTTCCACGGAATCTCCGGAGGCCACATCCAAGGAATCATGGAGGAGATGGAGAGGAGATCCAAGACCGAGTCCCGCCTGGCCAAAGGCGGACAAATGAACGGCCGGGAAACG AACATGCCCCCAATGAGCCCCGAGAAGCCTGCTTTGTGTGCTGGTTGTGGAGGGAAGATCTCAGACAGATATTACCTGCTGGCTGTTGACAAACAATGGCACCTCAGGTGTCTTAAATGCTGTGAATGTAAACTGGCTTTGGAGTCAGAACTCACCTGCTTTGCCAAGGACGGCAGTATTTACTGCAAGGAGGATTATTACAG AAGGTTCTCCGTGCAGAGATGTGCCCGCTGCCACCTTGGGATCTCAGCCTCTGAAATGGTCATGAGAGCCAGGGAGTCGGTTTATCACTTGAGCTGCTTCACCTGCACCACCTGCAACAAGACTCTGACCACAGGGGATCACTTTGGCATGAAGGACAACCTGGTTTACTGCAGGGCCCATTTCGAGACCCTTTTGCAAGGCGAATACCCGCCTCAGTTGAGCTATACTGAGCTGGCTGCCAAGAGCGGAGGGCTGGCACTGCCTTACTTCAATGGCACTGGCACAGTCCAGAAAGGGAGGCCCAGGAAGAGAAAAAGCCCAGCTCTAGGAGTGGACATCGTCAGTTACAACTCAG GTTGTAATGAAAATGAGACGGATCACCTGGACAGGGACCAGCAGCCTTACCCCCCGTCCCAGAAGACTAAGCGCATGCGCACTTCCTTCAAACACCACCAGCTCCGCACCATGAAGTCCTACTTTGCTATCAACCACAACCCAGATGCCAAGGACCTCAAGCAGCTTGCCCAGAAAACGGGCCTGACCAAGAGAGTTCTGCAG GGAGAACAAATCTTGGGGCATTACAGCCAAACATCCCGACGTTTGAAAATTCCCTAA
- the LHX9 gene encoding LIM/homeobox protein Lhx9 isoform X5, whose product MEIVGCRAEENTCPFRPPAMLFHGISGGHIQGIMEEMERRSKTESRLAKGGQMNGRETNMPPMSPEKPALCAGCGGKISDRYYLLAVDKQWHLRCLKCCECKLALESELTCFAKDGSIYCKEDYYRFSVQRCARCHLGISASEMVMRARESVYHLSCFTCTTCNKTLTTGDHFGMKDNLVYCRAHFETLLQGEYPPQLSYTELAAKSGGLALPYFNGTGTVQKGRPRKRKSPALGVDIVSYNSGCNENETDHLDRDQQPYPPSQKTKRMRTSFKHHQLRTMKSYFAINHNPDAKDLKQLAQKTGLTKRVLQGEQILGHYSQTSRRLKIP is encoded by the exons ATGGAAATAGTGGGGTGCAGAGCAGAAGAAAATACTTGTCCTTTCCGTCCCCCAGCCATGCTTTTCCACGGAATCTCCGGAGGCCACATCCAAGGAATCATGGAGGAGATGGAGAGGAGATCCAAGACCGAGTCCCGCCTGGCCAAAGGCGGACAAATGAACGGCCGGGAAACG AACATGCCCCCAATGAGCCCCGAGAAGCCTGCTTTGTGTGCTGGTTGTGGAGGGAAGATCTCAGACAGATATTACCTGCTGGCTGTTGACAAACAATGGCACCTCAGGTGTCTTAAATGCTGTGAATGTAAACTGGCTTTGGAGTCAGAACTCACCTGCTTTGCCAAGGACGGCAGTATTTACTGCAAGGAGGATTATTACAG GTTCTCCGTGCAGAGATGTGCCCGCTGCCACCTTGGGATCTCAGCCTCTGAAATGGTCATGAGAGCCAGGGAGTCGGTTTATCACTTGAGCTGCTTCACCTGCACCACCTGCAACAAGACTCTGACCACAGGGGATCACTTTGGCATGAAGGACAACCTGGTTTACTGCAGGGCCCATTTCGAGACCCTTTTGCAAGGCGAATACCCGCCTCAGTTGAGCTATACTGAGCTGGCTGCCAAGAGCGGAGGGCTGGCACTGCCTTACTTCAATGGCACTGGCACAGTCCAGAAAGGGAGGCCCAGGAAGAGAAAAAGCCCAGCTCTAGGAGTGGACATCGTCAGTTACAACTCAG GTTGTAATGAAAATGAGACGGATCACCTGGACAGGGACCAGCAGCCTTACCCCCCGTCCCAGAAGACTAAGCGCATGCGCACTTCCTTCAAACACCACCAGCTCCGCACCATGAAGTCCTACTTTGCTATCAACCACAACCCAGATGCCAAGGACCTCAAGCAGCTTGCCCAGAAAACGGGCCTGACCAAGAGAGTTCTGCAG GGAGAACAAATCTTGGGGCATTACAGCCAAACATCCCGACGTTTGAAAATTCCCTAA
- the LHX9 gene encoding LIM/homeobox protein Lhx9 isoform X3, which translates to MLFHGISGGHIQGIMEEMERRSKTESRLAKGGQMNGRETNMPPMSPEKPALCAGCGGKISDRYYLLAVDKQWHLRCLKCCECKLALESELTCFAKDGSIYCKEDYYRRFSVQRCARCHLGISASEMVMRARESVYHLSCFTCTTCNKTLTTGDHFGMKDNLVYCRAHFETLLQGEYPPQLSYTELAAKSGGLALPYFNGTGTVQKGRPRKRKSPALGVDIVSYNSGCNENETDHLDRDQQPYPPSQKTKRMRTSFKHHQLRTMKSYFAINHNPDAKDLKQLAQKTGLTKRVLQVWFQNARAKFRRNLLRQENGGVDKADGTSLPAPPSADSGALTPPGTATTLTDLTNPTITVVTSVTSNLDSHESGSPSQTTLTNLF; encoded by the exons ATGCTTTTCCACGGAATCTCCGGAGGCCACATCCAAGGAATCATGGAGGAGATGGAGAGGAGATCCAAGACCGAGTCCCGCCTGGCCAAAGGCGGACAAATGAACGGCCGGGAAACG AACATGCCCCCAATGAGCCCCGAGAAGCCTGCTTTGTGTGCTGGTTGTGGAGGGAAGATCTCAGACAGATATTACCTGCTGGCTGTTGACAAACAATGGCACCTCAGGTGTCTTAAATGCTGTGAATGTAAACTGGCTTTGGAGTCAGAACTCACCTGCTTTGCCAAGGACGGCAGTATTTACTGCAAGGAGGATTATTACAG AAGGTTCTCCGTGCAGAGATGTGCCCGCTGCCACCTTGGGATCTCAGCCTCTGAAATGGTCATGAGAGCCAGGGAGTCGGTTTATCACTTGAGCTGCTTCACCTGCACCACCTGCAACAAGACTCTGACCACAGGGGATCACTTTGGCATGAAGGACAACCTGGTTTACTGCAGGGCCCATTTCGAGACCCTTTTGCAAGGCGAATACCCGCCTCAGTTGAGCTATACTGAGCTGGCTGCCAAGAGCGGAGGGCTGGCACTGCCTTACTTCAATGGCACTGGCACAGTCCAGAAAGGGAGGCCCAGGAAGAGAAAAAGCCCAGCTCTAGGAGTGGACATCGTCAGTTACAACTCAG GTTGTAATGAAAATGAGACGGATCACCTGGACAGGGACCAGCAGCCTTACCCCCCGTCCCAGAAGACTAAGCGCATGCGCACTTCCTTCAAACACCACCAGCTCCGCACCATGAAGTCCTACTTTGCTATCAACCACAACCCAGATGCCAAGGACCTCAAGCAGCTTGCCCAGAAAACGGGCCTGACCAAGAGAGTTCTGCAG GTTTGGTTCCAAAACGCAAGAGCCAAATTCAGAAGGAACCTTTTGCGGCAGGAGAATGGGGGTGTCGATAAAGCTGATGGCACGTCACTTCCGGCACCGCCCTCAGCAGACAGCGGCGCTCTCACTCCACCCGGCACTGCGACCACTTTAACAGACCTGACCAATCCCACTATCACTGTAGTGACATCAGTGACCTCTAACTTGGACAGCCACGAATCCGGGAGCCCCTCACAAACTACCTTAACGAACCTTTTctaa
- the LHX9 gene encoding LIM/homeobox protein Lhx9 isoform X6 yields the protein MLFHGISGGHIQGIMEEMERRSKTESRLAKGGQMNGRETNMPPMSPEKPALCAGCGGKISDRYYLLAVDKQWHLRCLKCCECKLALESELTCFAKDGSIYCKEDYYRRFSVQRCARCHLGISASEMVMRARESVYHLSCFTCTTCNKTLTTGDHFGMKDNLVYCRAHFETLLQGEYPPQLSYTELAAKSGGLALPYFNGTGTVQKGRPRKRKSPALGVDIVSYNSGCNENETDHLDRDQQPYPPSQKTKRMRTSFKHHQLRTMKSYFAINHNPDAKDLKQLAQKTGLTKRVLQGEQILGHYSQTSRRLKIP from the exons ATGCTTTTCCACGGAATCTCCGGAGGCCACATCCAAGGAATCATGGAGGAGATGGAGAGGAGATCCAAGACCGAGTCCCGCCTGGCCAAAGGCGGACAAATGAACGGCCGGGAAACG AACATGCCCCCAATGAGCCCCGAGAAGCCTGCTTTGTGTGCTGGTTGTGGAGGGAAGATCTCAGACAGATATTACCTGCTGGCTGTTGACAAACAATGGCACCTCAGGTGTCTTAAATGCTGTGAATGTAAACTGGCTTTGGAGTCAGAACTCACCTGCTTTGCCAAGGACGGCAGTATTTACTGCAAGGAGGATTATTACAG AAGGTTCTCCGTGCAGAGATGTGCCCGCTGCCACCTTGGGATCTCAGCCTCTGAAATGGTCATGAGAGCCAGGGAGTCGGTTTATCACTTGAGCTGCTTCACCTGCACCACCTGCAACAAGACTCTGACCACAGGGGATCACTTTGGCATGAAGGACAACCTGGTTTACTGCAGGGCCCATTTCGAGACCCTTTTGCAAGGCGAATACCCGCCTCAGTTGAGCTATACTGAGCTGGCTGCCAAGAGCGGAGGGCTGGCACTGCCTTACTTCAATGGCACTGGCACAGTCCAGAAAGGGAGGCCCAGGAAGAGAAAAAGCCCAGCTCTAGGAGTGGACATCGTCAGTTACAACTCAG GTTGTAATGAAAATGAGACGGATCACCTGGACAGGGACCAGCAGCCTTACCCCCCGTCCCAGAAGACTAAGCGCATGCGCACTTCCTTCAAACACCACCAGCTCCGCACCATGAAGTCCTACTTTGCTATCAACCACAACCCAGATGCCAAGGACCTCAAGCAGCTTGCCCAGAAAACGGGCCTGACCAAGAGAGTTCTGCAG GGAGAACAAATCTTGGGGCATTACAGCCAAACATCCCGACGTTTGAAAATTCCCTAA